One genomic segment of Hordeum vulgare subsp. vulgare chromosome 2H, MorexV3_pseudomolecules_assembly, whole genome shotgun sequence includes these proteins:
- the LOC123428766 gene encoding E3 ubiquitin-protein ligase WAV3-like — translation MSGRKKVPRLAAPPPTPQAQAGLYQDDEPLWHLIGRIAGARHFHQATSLTTALHLAAPPPTAYAQVQVGAYHDDEPLERCAAAGAQAQAPAADGGLVLKTQCEFPGAGRRGQHERRYKNVVASMILLSDGGDTFLAPAGMYWNGRTSFLPPPNRTANDYMTLVPLLFTHADTRPGPVHTFGFGADNDALAMHTIAEATGGTFSFIENQAAIQDSFAQCIGGILSVAVQEARIAVTCLHRGVRVQGIQSGCYGNHVGDDGRAASIDEERRFLVLVHVPRARPVESVTRLVKVSCTYKVAATGQAAQAAAPAAVIQRLLELELTEAPPPSIDVERERVRLAATQDITAARAAAEGGQHAGAARILDSRLKAMERSAPGAAGDPTCEAIKEELRDLSSRVGNLREYQKTGRARLLAGMSSHAQQRASASTSTKARAYLTPKMEEMVKVSRKQSRKRGGSQQPWSQLKQIKQDVSGDF, via the exons ATGTCGGGCAGGAAGAAGGTTCCCCgtctcgccgcgccgccgccgactCCGCAGGCCCAGGCTGGCCTGTACCAAGACGACGAGCCTTTGTGGCATCTGATCGGCCGGATCGCCGGGGCCAGACATTTCCACCAAGCGACGTCACTCACCACTGCTCTCCatctcgccgcgccgccgccgaccGCGTACGCCCAGGTCCAGGTCGGCGCGTACCATGACGACGAGCCGCTGGAGCGTTGTGCTGCCGCCGGGGCTCAGGCGCAGGCGCCGGCAGCcgacggcgggctggtcctcaaGACGCAGTGCGAGTTCCCG GGCGCCGGCCGACGTGGCCAGCATGAACGTCGGTACAAGAACGTCGTCGCCAGCATGATCCTTCTCTCCGACGGCGGAGACACGTTCCTCGCGCCTGCAGGCATGTATTGGAACGGCAGGACGTCGTTCCTGCCACCCCCGAATCGCACAGCCAACGATTACATGACGCTCGTGCCGCTTTTGTTCACGCACGCCGACACCCGGCCCGGGCCGGTCCACACTTTTGGTTTCGGCGCCGACAACGACGCCCTGGCCATGCACACGATCGCGGAGGCCACCGGCGGCACCTTCTCCTTCATCGAGAACCAGGCGGCGATCCAGGACTCGTTCGCGCAGTGCATCGGCGGGATCCTCTCGGTCGCCGTGCAGGAGGCGCGCATCGCCGTGACGTGCCTGCACCGGGGCGTGCGCGTCCAGGGGATCCAGTCCGGCTGCTACGGCAACCACGTGGGCGACGATGGCCGTGCCGCCTCCATCGACGAGGAGAGGCGCTTCTTGGTGCTGGTGCACGTGCCGAGAGCCCGACCCGTGGAGTCGGTCACCCGCCTGGTCAAGGTGAGCTGCACCTACAAGGTCGCCGCGACAGGGCAGGCGGCCCAAGCCGCGGCACCGGCGGCGGTGATCCAGAGGCTGTTGGAGCTGGAGCTCACCGAAGCGCCCCCTCCGTCCATTGACGTGGAGCGGGAGCGCGTCCGCCTTGCTGCGACACAGGACATCACGGCCGCACGGGCGGCCGCTGAGGGGGGACAGCACGCCGGCGCCGCCCGGATCCTGGATTCCCGGCTGAAGGCCATGGAGCGGTCGGCGCCAGGGGCGGCCGGCGACCCGACGTGCGAGGCGATCAAGGAGGAGCTGCGCGACCTGAGCTCGCGCGTGGGCAACCTGCGGGAGTACCAGAAGACGGGGCGCGCGCGGCTGCTGGCCGGCATGAGCTCGCATGCGCAGCAGCGCGCGTCGGCGTCCACgagcaccaaggctcgggcatacCTGACTCCCAAGATGGAggagatggtgaaggtgtcgcgtaAGCAGAGCAGGAAGCGCGGCGGCAGCCAGCAGCCATGGAGCCAGCTTAAACAGATCAAGCAAGACGTGAGCGGCGATTTCTGA
- the LOC123430809 gene encoding expansin-B9-like — translation MGYLPGVLAFAVLAALAAGGSCASNVPPGPDITTDYGQPYLPAKATWYGQPTGSGPDDNGGACGIKDVNLAPYNGMIACGNLPIFKDGKGCGSCFQIRCTNHSACSRKPVGVIITDMNYELLSPYRFDLSGKSFGAMAKSGREQELRSAGMIDLQFRRVRCQYAPGTKIVFHVEKGSHANYLAVLVKFVAHEGTIVQMEIREKRSKQWKPMEHSWGVIWRVDRTEPLVGPFSFRLTTESGRRRIAHKVIPAGWTAGTTYKSDVQF, via the exons ATGGGATATCTCCCCGGCGTCCTAGCCTTTGCCGTCTTGGCGGCGCTCGCCGCCGGCGGCTCCTGCGCCTCAAACGTGCCGCCCGGCCCCGACATCACGACGGACTACGGCCAACCGTACCTTCCCGCCAAGGCCACCTGGTACGGCCAGCCCACCGGCTCCGGCCCCGACGACAACG GCGGCGCGTGCGGGATCAAGGACGTGAACCTGGCTCCCTACAACGGCATGATCGCCTGCGGCAACCTCCCCATCTTCAAGGACGGCAAGGGCTGCGGCTCCTGCTTCCAGATCAGGTGCACCAACCACTCGGCGTGCTCCAGGAAGCCGGTGGGGGTGATCATCACGGACATGAACTACGAGCTCCTCTCGCCGTACCGCTTCGACCTGTCCGGCAAGTCCTTCGGCGCCATGGCCAAGTCCGGGAGGGAGCAGGAGCTCCGCAGCGCCGGCATGATCGACCTGCAGTTCAGGAGGGTGCGGTGCCAGTACGCGCCGGGCACCAAGATCGTCTTCCACGTGGAGAAGGGCTCCCACGCCAACTACCTCGCGGTGCTGGTCAAGTTCGTCGCCCATGAGGGCACCATCGTGCAGATGGAGATCAGGGAGAAGAGGTCCAAGCAGTGGAAGCCCATGGAGCACTCGTGGGGAGTTATCTGGAGGGTGGACAGGACCGAGCCGCTCGTCGGCCCCTTCTCCTTCCGCCTCACCACCGAGTCCGGCAGGAGGCGCATTGCACACAAGGTTATCCCGGCCGGTTGGACGGCCGGCACTACCTACAAGTCTGACGTCCAGTTCTAA